One Nocardioides oleivorans DNA segment encodes these proteins:
- the lpdA gene encoding dihydrolipoyl dehydrogenase produces the protein MTDTHFDTLVLGAGPGGYVAAIRAAQLGQKVAVVEEKYWGGVCLNVGCIPSKALLKNAELAHTLQHEKAKFGIEGDATMSFGPTHKRSRDVSAGIVKGVHFLMKKNKITEIDGWGTLTSATGIDVSKDGQTTGYTFDNLILATGATVRLVPGVELSEHVVTYEEQILTDQLPESIIIGGSGAIGVEFAYVMANFGVDVTIVEFLDRMVPTEDPDISKELAKHYKKLGVKVLTSTAVKRVEDTGSGVKVTVAPAAGGDEQVLEAGKFLAAFGFAPRVKGFGLEAIGVNVTERGAIEIDDYGRTNVDHVYAIGDCTGKLMLAHVAEAMGIVVAETINGAETMPVEYDFVPRATYCMPQIASFGYSEPQARERGYDVKTATFPFTANGKAMGLGEAVGFVKVVADAEHNEIIGAHMIGPDVTELLPVLTLAQKWDLTADEVGRNVFAHPTLGEAVKEAIHGIAGHMINL, from the coding sequence GTGACCGACACGCACTTCGACACCCTCGTCCTCGGCGCCGGCCCCGGTGGCTACGTCGCCGCGATCCGCGCAGCCCAGCTCGGCCAGAAGGTGGCCGTGGTGGAGGAGAAGTACTGGGGAGGTGTGTGCCTCAACGTCGGGTGCATCCCGTCCAAGGCTCTCCTCAAGAACGCCGAGCTGGCGCACACGCTCCAGCACGAGAAGGCCAAGTTCGGCATCGAGGGCGACGCCACGATGTCCTTCGGCCCGACGCACAAGCGCAGCCGCGACGTGAGCGCCGGCATCGTCAAGGGCGTCCACTTCCTGATGAAGAAGAACAAGATCACCGAGATCGACGGCTGGGGCACCCTGACCAGCGCGACCGGGATCGACGTCTCCAAGGACGGCCAGACCACCGGCTACACCTTCGACAACCTGATCCTCGCCACCGGCGCGACCGTCCGGCTGGTGCCGGGCGTCGAGCTCAGCGAGCACGTCGTGACCTACGAGGAGCAGATCCTCACCGACCAGCTCCCGGAGTCGATCATCATCGGCGGCTCCGGCGCGATCGGCGTCGAGTTCGCCTACGTGATGGCCAACTTCGGCGTCGACGTCACGATCGTGGAGTTCCTCGACCGGATGGTCCCGACCGAGGACCCCGACATCTCCAAGGAGCTCGCCAAGCACTACAAGAAGCTCGGCGTGAAGGTGCTGACCTCCACCGCGGTCAAGCGCGTCGAGGACACCGGCTCCGGCGTGAAGGTGACCGTCGCCCCCGCCGCCGGTGGCGACGAGCAGGTGCTCGAGGCCGGCAAGTTCCTCGCCGCCTTCGGCTTCGCCCCACGGGTGAAGGGCTTCGGCCTCGAGGCCATCGGCGTCAACGTGACCGAGCGCGGCGCCATCGAGATCGACGACTACGGCCGCACCAACGTCGACCACGTCTACGCGATCGGCGACTGCACCGGCAAGCTGATGCTCGCCCACGTCGCCGAGGCGATGGGCATCGTGGTCGCCGAGACGATCAACGGCGCCGAGACCATGCCGGTGGAGTACGACTTCGTGCCCCGCGCGACCTACTGCATGCCGCAGATCGCGTCCTTCGGCTACAGCGAGCCCCAGGCCAGGGAGCGCGGCTACGACGTCAAGACCGCGACCTTCCCCTTCACCGCCAACGGCAAGGCGATGGGCCTGGGCGAGGCGGTCGGCTTCGTGAAGGTCGTCGCCGACGCCGAGCACAACGAGATCATCGGCGCCCACATGATCGGCCCCGACGTCACCGAGCTGCTGCCCGTGCTGACGCTGGCCCAGAAGTGGGACCTCACCGCCGACGAGGTCGGTCGCAACGTCTTCGCCCACCCGACCCTGGGCGAGGCCGTCAAGGAGGCCATCCACGGCATCGCCGGCCACATGATCAACCTCTGA